In the Pseudoalteromonas sp. A25 genome, GGGTTTAACAATGAAAAAAAATAGCTATTTAGCGAGCATTGTTTTAGGTGCTTTCTTTCTCTCGCATACCGCCTGGGCTGAAGTTAACTTTAAAATACAGCAGCTATCGAATAACCTGCATGTGCTCTATGGACAGGGTGGAAATATTGCAATTAGTACAGGTAAAGATGGCATCTATATTGTTGATGACCAGTTTGCAAAACTGAGTGATGATATTAAAAAGCAAATTAACGAGCTACAACCGGGTGCTCCCGAGTTTGTTATAAATACGCATCATCATGGGGATCACACCGGTGGTAATGAAAACTTTGCTCAAGCGGGAAGTCATGTTATTGCACATAATAATGTTTATAACAGGTTGAAAACGAAGCATGGAGATGACTCAAAATACTTACCCGTGATTAGTTTTAGTAAAGATCTGACCCTGCATTTTAATGGGGAGCAAGCGCATTTGTGGCATTTTGCGCATGCCCATACAGATGGCGATGCTGTTATTTTTTATAAGACTGCCAACGTTGTGCATATGGGCGATATCTTCTTTAACTTAGATAGTTTACCGTTTGTTGATGTGGACAGCGGAGGCTCTTTGGATGGGGTTATATATGCGGTTCGAGCTACGTTGGAACGTATCGACAACGATACTAAAGTTATTCCTGGTCACGGTCCAGTCACAAACAAGCAGGGTTTGGCGCAATACAAGCGGTTGTTAGAAAACGCCAAGCTGCTCATGCAGACATCAATACAGGCACATAAAACCTTAGAAGAAGTTTTGGAAAATAAACCTCTTGAACCGTTAAAGTTGAATTATTCAGGTTGGCTACCACAAAGCAGGGTCACAGAGCTGTTTTATCGGAGCTTACAAGAACAAGCACACAAACATTAATTCTGGCTGTTTTACTTTTAGTGGTTTCTGAGTAAATTCATAATTATTGTTGGATGGCGGCGCTACGCGCCGTATGCCGACCTACATCAAAGGGTAGGTTGGTTAAGTCGAAGGCGCCACCCAACAAAGTTTCAGATTCACGCCTTGAAGTCTGCTTTTGACACAAAGCCCGTTGGTTAAGATATTTACAAAGGGTCGTTAGTTGGCACTATACTTTCAATACATGCTTTTACTGTATCTTTGGTTGCGCGTTTGCGCTCACCCTGTTGAATAAACTCTTCTAAAGTTATATCACCGCTGCTATCGGCATCCATCATTGAAAAAACGTCTGTTTCATGTGACGTTAAAGCAGCTGTAATTTCAGCTAAGCTAATACCGCCACTGTTATCGGTATCAAGTTGGGCAAATTTTGTCTCTGGTGCAGCAAATTTAGTTACATCAGGTACGATGATATTGCTATTACCTGTCGCGTCTTTGGTGTCTTGCACACACTGCACAATATCAGAGGCAAACTCCGATAGGTCAATGCTGTGGCGCTTTTTACTTAAATATTCATCTAATTCGATTTCAGAGCTCGTATTAGTGTCTGCACGGTCCAGTTTTTTTTGTGCTTTGGCATCGACATTGGCAAGCAATTCATCGATGGTAATCGTATTACTTTGATCAGCATCCAATTTTGCAAACACAACTTCAGGGGCTTTATGGCGGCCTTTTCTTGCTTCAGCTTGAGCGCTTACAGTAAGTGTTGTTAACGTTGCTGTGATAATTGCGATATTAATAATTGAACGTTTCATAACTTGTCTCTCTTATGTCATGGGTTAAGTTTGCTAACCGTTTCCGACCATATGATGCACGGGTCGCTGCGGTGTTGATTTATAAGATGGATGACAATTGTGCAAAAAATGTGGCAATAAGTTGCCTTTACATAAATTTACATAGGATGGGTGATATTGTTCTTGCTAGTGAAGCTTTCTTATGGGACCTGCACTTTTCGTTAGTGACTATTCCTATAAATAGCGTATGGCGCAGTTTTATACTCAATTAAATCAAACTTCTTTGACATAATTTTTCCTAGTCTACAAGTTAGATTGAGATTATCGTTCAAACACTTCATTAAAGGCATGCTAATTGCTGTGCGTATGTAGTTGACACCAGCTATCTATCAAGGAGATAACCATGCTGCTTTTTAATGGTATCTATGAGCCAGTAAAGAAAAATACGAATGTAACCAAAAACCCGCAAGGGCCTCGCCCAAACATACAGCAGTTTGAAAAAGAAATGGCACGAGCTCAACCTTCAGCTGTGAGTGAACAACTTCGCAATAAAGATGTTTCAACTTACATGCGTAACCAGAGCTTTTTGGAAAAAGCACAAGAAGCAGCACTGTTGCAACGCTTGGGAGTGAACAAGGAAAAACTTGAGGAGCTTAAAGAGCAGCTCGAGGTTCTAGATAAGCTGTTGGCAGAAGGAAAAATATCGCAGGAAGACTATCAGCAACAAAAAGAATCGATAGAGCAAGAAATAGCGAAAGAATATGAGCAAGCTCAAAAGAGAAGAGAACAGCAAGAGCGGGCACAGGGTAAAGTTTAACGAACAAAAAACAAGCTACACATCAACTCCTTATAACCCTAGTAATTAAACAAGATAGTAGCAGTTTAGCTCTCTAAATGTTTTTATAGATTGATACAAAGGCCAATGTGTTAAAAATAAAGCAAAGCATGAATTGGAAATCAGCTATGAAAGAATGCAATAGTTCACAAGAGTTATTTAATGAGGATGATACTCACTTAGAGTTGTTGGAAGCTATTTGGCTGCGCACTAGAGATGCAATTCTTAGTAATCAAATGCCAAGTGGAGGGGTGATTTCAGATGCAGATAAAGCCGTATTTGATCTATTCGGGATGAACTGGCAACACACTATTTTGGCTTTATATCATCATGCGCACTCCTACAAAGACTTTTTAGAGCATATTAAACCTTATGCAAATATAAACAAATTGGCGCTGGAACGCATAAAGGCGTATTTATCGGGGCATGCTCAGCCGCAAGAAGCACTGAACCTGTTCGAAGAAATAAAGGGTATGGATAACGTATTAAATGACTCTCAAATACAACAGTGGCAAAGAGATGGCTACGTTATACTGAAGGAAGCGCTAGATATACAACAATGCCAAGCATCTATTAATGCCATTGCTGGTTTTTTACAAATAGACATAACGGATCGCACGCAGTGGTATAACTGCGCCAATCGAAAGGGCATCATGGTGGAACTAACGCATCATGCTGCGTTGATAGCGGCGAGAAATAGCAAGCGCATTCATAAGGCCTTTAGCCAGCTGTGGCAAACGGAAAACTTAATAGTATCTGCGGATAGGTGTGGTTTTAACCCACCTCACACCGAACATCATCCATTTTCAGGGCCTGACTTGCATTGGGATGTCGATTTAACAAAGCCACTTACGTTTGGTACTCAAGGGATTGTGTATTTAACTGATACCGATGCGCAACAAGGGGCCTTAACGTTAGTTCCAGGGTTTCATCTTCATCTAAAGAGCAGAGTTGATGAATTTAAAAACCAGCAACATGAGATTGATTTACATAAGCTAGGTTCAAAACCTGTACCTGCAAAAGCTGGGGACATGATAATTTGGCACCATTTTTTGCCACATGGGAGTCGTGCAAATTTGACGGATAAGCCAAGAATTGTGCAGTACATTAATATGTACCCTTTCCCAAAAGAAATTGAGCAATAAAAAAGGAGCCACATATGAGCTCCTTAAAATCAAAACGGCTTTTTAGCTATGGTATTTCTCACACGCTTCTAAGGTGTTTTCGATTAGGCTAGCTACTGTCATAGGGCCCACACCACCGGGGACAGGCGTTATAAAGCTCGCTTTTTGCTCAGCTACACCATATTGTACATCACCTACTAGTTTGCCAGACTCTAAACGGTTAATACCAACATCTATCACGATTGCACCTTCTTTTATCCAATCACCCGGAATGAATTCAGGTTTACCTACGGCAACAACTAACAGGTCAGCACGCCTTACATGCGCTTCTAGGTCTTGCGTAAATTTGTGACATACGGTTGTGGTACACCCTGCAAGTAATAATTCTAAAGACATTGGACGCCCCACAATGTTTGACGCGCCAACCACGACTGCATGCATTCCTTTGTAGCGAACACCCGTTGAATCAAGTAGTGTAATAATACCTTTTGGTGTACAGGGCCTAAGCGCAGGCATTCTCTGCGCCAATCGACCGATATTATATGGGTGGAAGCCGTCGACATCTTTATGTGGATGAATACGTTCGAGAATTTTTTCTGCGTCTAACCCCTCAGGTAAAGGTAACTGCACTAGAATTCCGTCAACTTCTGGATCTGTATTCAACGCATCTACGAGTTCAAGTAGTTGCTGTTCACTTGCATCACCTGGTAAGTCAAATGATTTAGAAATAAAGCCGACCTCTTCACAAGCTTTGCGCTTTGAGCCGACATAGACCTGACTTGCTGGGTCTTGCCCTACTAATACTACTGCAAGTCCTGGAGCACGTAAGCCTTGTTCAACGCGTTCGGCAACACGTTTTGTTACTGTAGTGCGTACTTGTTTGGCGATTGCCTTACCATCGATGATGTTTGCCGTCATGGGTGACCTTTATTGGGATTAAAAACTTGAACGAACATGAGCGTATAGGGGTTAAGCTCAAAATGCCACTACCATATAAACTAGTAGCGCCGCTATTTTCTCAGAAAACAGCGCATGCGCCAAGCTGATATCTACTTTTTACCATGCTGAAGTGCATAAAGAACTAGATATGGCAGACAAAATTGTATAAATTTCAGCTAAGTGATCTGCTTTTTATACATTTTGTAGCAAAAGTAGCCACTTGAAAGCTTTTTTTTAAAAAGTGTTTGACCTAGTTCGGTCAAATCACTATTATGCACCCCGTTGTCAACGAGCACTGCTCAAAACAACGCAATAAGTATCGGCGATTAGCGCAGTTTGGTAGCGCACTTGGTTTGGGTCCAAGGGGTCGCAGGTTCAAATCCTGCATCGCCGACCACTTTAAAATAAGAATAGCAACATGAAGATGTTCGTATGCGCCCTTAGCTCAGCTGGATAGAGCAACGCCCTTCTAAGGCGTCGGTCGAAGGTTCGAATCCTTCAGGGTGCGCCATTCTTATTTAGTCCTTATGTAGTGGCGGCTGTAGCTCAGTTGGTAGAGCCCTGGATTGTGATTCCGGTTGTCGTGGGTTCAAGTCCCATCAGTCGCCCCATCTACATACTCAGTCGGCGATTAGCGCAGTTTGGTAGCGCACTTGGTTTGGGTCCAAGGGGTCGCAGGTTCAAATCCTGCATCGCCGACCACTTCATAAAAAGCACAATGTTATCGGCGATTAGCGCAGTTTGGTAGCGCACTTGGTTTGGGTCCAAGGGGTCGCAGGTTCAAATCCTGCATCGCCGACCACCACATCACACACCTACTTATAAAATCAAAAATTAACTAACTTTTAACCGTTCAGCCCGTATTTCTTCATAAATTTATCCTGATAGCTCGACTAAACATTTTTATAGGTTATAATGCCGCGTCTATTGTTTAACATAGGGCCCATGAAGGGCAGGCAACAAGAGTGACACATGCAATTGGTGCTCAAAACGGGCTTCCGTGGATACGCTGATTAAGGCATGATGTGCAACTTGTTTGTAAGGAAGGCGCGTTGTCGCCAAAATTGAAGATTGAGGTAAATCATGCAAGTTTCTGTTGAGACGACTCAAGGCCTTGAGCGCCGTCTGACTATCACCGTTCCTGCAGAGAACGTTGAGACTGAAGTTAAAAAACGCTTACAACAACTGTCTAAAACCCAGCGTATCGATGGTTTCCGTCCTGGTAAAGTACCAGTGTCTGTTATCAACAAGCGTTTTGGTGCAGCTGTTCGTCAAGAAGTTGCTGGTGAATTAATGCAGCGTAACTATATCGAGGCGATTGTTGCTGAGAAAATTAACCCTGCAGGTGCACCTTCGTTCGCGCCTAAATCACTAGAAGCAGGTAAAGATCTTGAGTTTGACGCAACTTTTGAAGTTTACCCAGAAGTTGAATTAAAAGACTTGGATAAAATCTCAGTTGAGAAGCCAGTTGTTGATGTAACTGACGAAGATTTAGCAAACATGTTAGAAACGCTTCGCAAGCAACACGCTACTTGGGTTGAAAGTGATGCAGCTGCCGGTGAAAATGACCGTGTGACTATTGACTTTTTAGGTACTGTTGATGGTGAAGAGTTCGAAGGTGGTAAGGCTGAAGACTTCCCACTAGAGCTTGGTCAAGGTCGTATGATCCCTGGCTTCGAAGACAACATCGTAGGTAAAAAAGCGGGTGAAGAAGTTGTAGCTGACGTAACTTTCCCTGAAGAGTACCATGCGGAAAACTTAAAAGGTAAGCCTGCTCAGTTCACTATCACAGTGAAAAAAGTAGAAGTGCAGGAATTGCCAGAGCTGGATGACGAGTTTGCAACTAAGTTTGGTGTTGCAGAAGGCGGCGTTGACGCACTTAAAGAAGAAGTTAAAAAGAATATGACTCGTGAGCTTTCACAAGCGGTTAAAGCTAACGTGAAAGATCAAGCAATCAAGGGTCTACTTGAAAATAACGAAACAGACGTGCCTAAAGCGTTGATTGATCAAGAAATTGATGCGCTTCGCCAACAAGCTGCACAACGTTTTGGTGGTAACGCACAAAACATGCCTGAGCTACCTGCTGAACTTTTCCACGAGCAAGCAGTAACTCGCGTTAAAACAGGTCTTTTACTTGGTGAAGTGATCAAAGCGAACGACATCAAAGTTGATGAAGCTAAAGTTGATGAGTTAATCGAAACTGTTGCTTCAGCATACGAAGATCCAAGCGAAGTTGTTGCTTATTACAAGAGTAACGATCAGATGATGCAACAGATGCGTAATGTTGCAATGGAAGAGCAAGCTGTAGAAGCTATTTTAGCGGCTGCACAGGTTTCTGAAGTTGAGAAAGCATTTGATGACATCATGAATCCTCAGCAAGGTGCATAATAAGTCATTGACTTAACGCTAAGCTAACGATTTAATGGCTCGAGATGTTCTACAAAAATTTGTAGTTTGTCCGAGCCATTTTTATTTGTAGGCAAGAATACCAACCACAAGCAGCCTGCTTAGAACGCTGCGGATTAAGGAATAAAAATATGAATGACGGTATGATCGATCCTTTCAATGCATTAGTACCAATGGTTGTTGAGCAAACAGCTAAGGGTGAGCGCTCTTTCGATATTTATTCGCGCCTTTTAAAAGAGCGTATTATTTTCTTAACAGGGCAAGTTGAAGATCAGATGGCAAATTTGATCGTAGCGCAGTTATTGTTTTTAGAATCAGAAAGCCCAGAAAAAGATATTTATCTTTATATAAATTCTCCAGGTGGTTCAGTAACCGCGGGTATGTCTATTTATGACACTATGAATTTTATCAAGCCAGATGTAAGCACTGTGTGTGTAGGCCAAGCTGCAAGTATGGGGGCATTTTTACTTTCTGGTGGCGCAAAAGGAAAACGTTACTGTTTGCCTAATTCTCGTGTAATGATCCACCAACCTTTGGGTGGGTTCCAAGGCCAAGCGTCTGATTTTGAGATCCATGCAAAAGAGATTTTGTCGATAAAAGAGAAGTTAAACAGACTTATGGCAGAGCACACAGGGCAGCCGTATGATATTGTTTCGCGTGATACTGATCGTGATAACTTTATGAGTGCACATGAAGCTGTAGAGTATGGCCTGGTAGATGCAGTTCATACACGCAGAGAAATTAAGTAAACTTTCTTTGAGCGAGCTTTAAACCTCGCTCTACAACTATGCTAAAGTGAATTTTATTTGGTATAGTTAGAATAATGTATATGGTTACCGCATACGGTAACAACGAAAATAAGAGGTAGCTGAATGTCAGACACTCCAACAGACGGCGACAAAAGTAATAAACTCTTGTACTGCTCTTTTTGTGGTAAGAGCCAGCATGAAGTACGCAAATTAATTGCCGGCCCATCGG is a window encoding:
- the clpP gene encoding ATP-dependent Clp endopeptidase proteolytic subunit ClpP, which gives rise to MNDGMIDPFNALVPMVVEQTAKGERSFDIYSRLLKERIIFLTGQVEDQMANLIVAQLLFLESESPEKDIYLYINSPGGSVTAGMSIYDTMNFIKPDVSTVCVGQAASMGAFLLSGGAKGKRYCLPNSRVMIHQPLGGFQGQASDFEIHAKEILSIKEKLNRLMAEHTGQPYDIVSRDTDRDNFMSAHEAVEYGLVDAVHTRREIK
- a CDS encoding phytanoyl-CoA dioxygenase family protein, producing the protein MKECNSSQELFNEDDTHLELLEAIWLRTRDAILSNQMPSGGVISDADKAVFDLFGMNWQHTILALYHHAHSYKDFLEHIKPYANINKLALERIKAYLSGHAQPQEALNLFEEIKGMDNVLNDSQIQQWQRDGYVILKEALDIQQCQASINAIAGFLQIDITDRTQWYNCANRKGIMVELTHHAALIAARNSKRIHKAFSQLWQTENLIVSADRCGFNPPHTEHHPFSGPDLHWDVDLTKPLTFGTQGIVYLTDTDAQQGALTLVPGFHLHLKSRVDEFKNQQHEIDLHKLGSKPVPAKAGDMIIWHHFLPHGSRANLTDKPRIVQYINMYPFPKEIEQ
- a CDS encoding EF-hand domain-containing protein, which produces MKRSIINIAIITATLTTLTVSAQAEARKGRHKAPEVVFAKLDADQSNTITIDELLANVDAKAQKKLDRADTNTSSEIELDEYLSKKRHSIDLSEFASDIVQCVQDTKDATGNSNIIVPDVTKFAAPETKFAQLDTDNSGGISLAEITAALTSHETDVFSMMDADSSGDITLEEFIQQGERKRATKDTVKACIESIVPTNDPL
- the tig gene encoding trigger factor, which translates into the protein MQVSVETTQGLERRLTITVPAENVETEVKKRLQQLSKTQRIDGFRPGKVPVSVINKRFGAAVRQEVAGELMQRNYIEAIVAEKINPAGAPSFAPKSLEAGKDLEFDATFEVYPEVELKDLDKISVEKPVVDVTDEDLANMLETLRKQHATWVESDAAAGENDRVTIDFLGTVDGEEFEGGKAEDFPLELGQGRMIPGFEDNIVGKKAGEEVVADVTFPEEYHAENLKGKPAQFTITVKKVEVQELPELDDEFATKFGVAEGGVDALKEEVKKNMTRELSQAVKANVKDQAIKGLLENNETDVPKALIDQEIDALRQQAAQRFGGNAQNMPELPAELFHEQAVTRVKTGLLLGEVIKANDIKVDEAKVDELIETVASAYEDPSEVVAYYKSNDQMMQQMRNVAMEEQAVEAILAAAQVSEVEKAFDDIMNPQQGA
- the folD gene encoding bifunctional methylenetetrahydrofolate dehydrogenase/methenyltetrahydrofolate cyclohydrolase FolD, which translates into the protein MTANIIDGKAIAKQVRTTVTKRVAERVEQGLRAPGLAVVLVGQDPASQVYVGSKRKACEEVGFISKSFDLPGDASEQQLLELVDALNTDPEVDGILVQLPLPEGLDAEKILERIHPHKDVDGFHPYNIGRLAQRMPALRPCTPKGIITLLDSTGVRYKGMHAVVVGASNIVGRPMSLELLLAGCTTTVCHKFTQDLEAHVRRADLLVVAVGKPEFIPGDWIKEGAIVIDVGINRLESGKLVGDVQYGVAEQKASFITPVPGGVGPMTVASLIENTLEACEKYHS
- a CDS encoding MBL fold metallo-hydrolase, which produces MKKNSYLASIVLGAFFLSHTAWAEVNFKIQQLSNNLHVLYGQGGNIAISTGKDGIYIVDDQFAKLSDDIKKQINELQPGAPEFVINTHHHGDHTGGNENFAQAGSHVIAHNNVYNRLKTKHGDDSKYLPVISFSKDLTLHFNGEQAHLWHFAHAHTDGDAVIFYKTANVVHMGDIFFNLDSLPFVDVDSGGSLDGVIYAVRATLERIDNDTKVIPGHGPVTNKQGLAQYKRLLENAKLLMQTSIQAHKTLEEVLENKPLEPLKLNYSGWLPQSRVTELFYRSLQEQAHKH